One window of the Geminocystis sp. M7585_C2015_104 genome contains the following:
- a CDS encoding ABC transporter ATP-binding protein, giving the protein MTVLQVNNLRVAFPKRGGEGDLALKGISFSLKKGEILGIVGESGSGKSVTALAIMGLLPPNAKVTGEILFYQSESEENPPLNLLNLPPRKRRELNGGKIAIIFQEPMSSLNPVYNIGFQITEAILFHQSVSVREAKRQAISLLQEVQLLPSDEELAVEFLSQPHKTPPTPKQVQRYINQRKRAILARYPHEMSGGQLQRVMIAMAIACHPQILIADEPTTALDVTVQATILSLLKELCRRRQMSLIFITHDLAVVANMADSLAVMRGGEIVEYGNSREILFHPTHPYTKGLLACRPRLNETRVYLPTVDDFLANRNTVSFYSTADVKPKEVKLSQPLLVVENLRVGYRKKHTPFWQKEYFWAVDGVSFQLFPGETLGLVGESGCGKSTLARSILRLIPSVEGKIEFLGVDLTAIPPASKTCRRLRREMQVIFQNPYNSLNPRMTIGDTIIEPMIIHRVGGNSQKRKERVRYLLERVGLNPDWYNRYPHQLSGGERQRVCIARALALNPQLIICDECVSALDVSIQAQVLNLLKQLQVEFGLTYIFISHDLSVVKFLSDRIMVMNRGKIEEISTADQIVNNPQKQYTRQLIASIPQFPEAA; this is encoded by the coding sequence ATGACTGTCCTCCAGGTGAACAACTTGCGGGTGGCTTTCCCAAAAAGGGGTGGGGAAGGGGATTTGGCTTTGAAGGGAATTAGTTTTTCCCTCAAAAAAGGGGAAATACTGGGAATAGTAGGGGAGTCCGGGTCAGGAAAATCAGTTACAGCATTGGCTATAATGGGGTTGCTGCCCCCCAACGCCAAAGTGACAGGGGAGATTTTATTTTACCAGTCAGAGTCAGAGGAAAACCCACCACTGAATTTACTTAATCTACCCCCCCGCAAAAGAAGGGAGCTAAATGGTGGTAAGATTGCTATTATCTTTCAAGAGCCCATGAGCTCCCTGAACCCAGTATACAACATTGGGTTTCAAATCACAGAGGCAATTTTGTTTCACCAGTCGGTTAGTGTCAGGGAAGCAAAAAGACAAGCAATTAGTCTGTTACAAGAAGTCCAACTATTGCCTAGTGATGAGGAATTGGCGGTGGAATTTTTAAGCCAACCCCACAAAACGCCTCCTACCCCTAAACAGGTTCAAAGATACATCAATCAGAGAAAACGTGCTATACTGGCCAGGTATCCCCATGAAATGAGTGGTGGTCAGTTACAAAGGGTGATGATAGCAATGGCAATTGCCTGTCATCCCCAAATCCTCATTGCCGATGAACCTACTACAGCGCTTGATGTTACAGTTCAAGCTACGATTTTGTCTTTGTTAAAGGAATTGTGTAGGCGACGGCAGATGTCTTTGATTTTTATCACCCATGATTTAGCCGTCGTTGCTAATATGGCAGACAGTCTCGCTGTGATGCGTGGGGGGGAAATAGTAGAATATGGTAATAGCAGGGAGATTCTTTTCCATCCCACTCATCCCTATACTAAGGGGTTATTAGCCTGTCGTCCCCGTTTAAACGAAACTCGTGTTTACCTCCCCACCGTTGATGATTTTTTGGCAAACAGGAATACTGTGTCTTTTTACTCCACAGCTGATGTTAAACCTAAGGAAGTAAAATTGAGCCAGCCTCTCTTGGTTGTAGAGAATTTGAGGGTAGGCTATAGGAAAAAGCATACCCCTTTTTGGCAGAAAGAGTATTTTTGGGCAGTGGATGGTGTAAGTTTTCAACTATTTCCCGGGGAGACTCTCGGTTTGGTGGGGGAGTCTGGTTGTGGTAAGTCTACCCTGGCAAGAAGTATCTTACGTCTTATTCCCTCTGTGGAGGGAAAAATTGAGTTTTTAGGAGTCGATTTGACAGCTATACCGCCTGCAAGTAAGACTTGTCGTCGACTTAGACGGGAAATGCAGGTTATTTTTCAGAATCCCTACAATTCTCTCAACCCGCGGATGACTATTGGTGATACAATAATCGAACCAATGATAATTCATCGTGTCGGTGGTAATAGTCAAAAACGAAAAGAGCGGGTAAGATACTTATTGGAGAGAGTGGGTTTAAACCCCGACTGGTATAACCGTTATCCCCATCAGCTGTCGGGTGGCGAGAGGCAGAGGGTTTGTATCGCTAGGGCATTAGCCTTAAATCCCCAGTTGATTATCTGTGATGAGTGTGTCTCTGCCTTAGATGTTTCCATTCAAGCACAGGTTTTGAATCTTCTTAAACAATTGCAGGTGGAATTCGGCTTGACATATATCTTTATCTCCCATGATTTGAGCGTGGTAAAATTCCTCAGTGATAGAATCATGGTCATGAATAGGGGTAAAATAGAGGAAATCTCTACAGCTGACCAAATTGTTAACAATCCACAAAAACAATACACCCGTCAACTAATAGCCTCCATCCCACAATTTCCAGAAGCGGCTTAA